CGAGGAATTTCTTGCAAATACCACATTGTTTCGCCCGACATAAATCCGGCTTTTTCTTTCAAAGTTAATCTGGTTAATAAATCAGCAACACGCTCCTCAACGTCTAACTTTGGATTTTGGTATGGTTTAATCTCTTCATTCTGAGAACATGAAGAAACTATTAAAACCAAAAAGAAAAATAAAATACTTTTTAATACTCTCATTTTTAAACTTGTTTATCTAAATAAAATCACCAACATATACAGTAATAATAACAATTTCGAATAACTAAATAATTAGGCAATTCTACAATACACAAAATGATATTAATAATTCATATTTTGATATAAAAAAGACTGTCTCCCCCCTTAAAGAAATAAGCAAAAAAAGACCCCGTAAACACAGGGTCTTTATCTTTTTAATAATACTACAAGCATTGTTAAACTAAAAAGCTACCCCATGCTACAACTAGAATAGTATTATTTTCTATATTTTTTAGCCGCAGCAATAGAAGTACTCATAAGTTCAGATATTTTAGCTAAATCGAAACTTCCATCGGCTTTCTTTGCCATAAGCTGAGAACCCATTCCTACACAAAAAGCACCTGCCTGGAACCACTCTTTCAAGTTGTCTTCTTCTGGCTTAACACCACCTGTAGGCATAATGTTAGTAAAAGGTTTTGGAGCTGTAGCCGCTTTGATAAAATCAGGACCTCCAACTTGTGATGCAGGGAAGATTTTCACAACCTCAGCACCGTACTCTTCTGCTTCAGAAATCTCGCTAAGGGATCCACAACCCGGCATCCATGAAATTTTACGTCGGTTACATACCTTAGCCATTTCTGGATTCATTACCGGAGAAACAACGAAGTTCGTTCCCATTTGAATATACATACCTGCAGTTACAGCTTCTTCTACCGAACCTATTCCCATTATCATTCCAGGTAATTCATCTACAGCGTATTTTACTAATTCAGCAAATACTTCCTGTGCGAAATCTCCACGGTTAGTAAACTCGAATAAACGAGCACCACCGTCGTAACAAGCTTTTACTACCTGCTTTGCTACTTCTACATCTTTGTGATAAAATACAGGTACTATCCCTGTTTCTTTTGCAGCTACTGCTACGTCTATTCTTGAAAATTGTGCCATTATTTTTCTGGTTACTTGTTACTGGTTACTTGTTACTGGTTTTTACACAAACTAGTAAGCACAACCACTTTTAACTTTTAACTTTTAACTTACCTAGCTACGCGCCCAGAAGCATCACCACCCATAAGTTTTTCAACCTCATCAACAGTAACCAGGTTAAAGTCACCTTTTATTGTGTGTTTCAAACATGAAGCTGCAACTGCAAAATCAAGCGCTTTTTGATCATCGTTAGGGTAAGTAATAAGTCCGTAAACCAATCCTCCCATGAATGAATCTCCACCACCTACACGGTCAACAATATGAGTGATGTCGTATTTGTTTGACGATTCGAATAATTTTTCACCATCGTAAAGAACACCTTCCCAAGTGTTGTGGTTGGCGTTAATTGAACCACGAAGAGTAGTAATTACTTTCTTTACTTTCGGGAATTTTGACATGATTTGTTTAGATACAGACAAGTAAGCTTTTCCTTCAACATGTCCTCCAGTTACGTCAACACCTTCCGGTGAGATATGTAAGGACATTTCAGCATCTTCTTCGTTTCCTAAAACTATATCAGTAAGAGCAACTAACTCAGGCATAACTTCGTGAGATTTTTTACCCCATTTCCAAAGTTTAGCACGGTAGTTAAGATCACAAGAAACTGTAACTCCCATTTCTTTTGCTACTTCAAGCGCTTCAAGTAAAGCTTTAAATGCACCTTCTGACAAAGCAGGAGTAATACCTGTCCAGTGGAACCACTGAGCATCAGCAAAAACTTCTTTCCAGTTTACCATACCAGGTTCGATCTCAGCGATTGCAGAGTTTGCACGGTCATAAACTACTTTTGAACCACGAGATACAGCACCTGTTTCTAAAAAATAGATACCAACTCTATCTCCCCCTTCAACAATATTATCAACTCCAACATTGTACATACGAAGTCTTTTAATTGCAGCATCTCCGATATCGTTTTTTGGTAAACGAGTAACAAATTCTGCATTTAATCCGTAATTTGCTAATGATACAGCTACGTTTGATTCACCTCCACCATAAGTTGCTTCGAATTCATTAGCCTGGTGAAAACGTAAATATCCGGGTGTTGCTAAACGTAACATGATCTCTCCGAATGTAACAATCTTTTTACTCATAATTATTATTCTTTGGATTACTTAATTTATATCTATTAAATCTTTAAACTACTGTATTTCACAGTATAGTAAAGACGTCATGCATAATATCTCTACCATATGATTTTCTTGTGCTAAATTAGTTATCATACACTTCGTTTCAAATACACATTTTGGACAAAGAACGTAACAATCTGACACTATTTCAGATTTGGAAATTGTTCTGCATATTTGTTTTACTGTTTTTTTTTGCCGCAAATGGCGCTTCGTTACTACTGCGCGTTCTTTTTGTAGAGGCGTCATACATGATATCTCTACTGAATTTCCACATTGATAAGGGTATAAAAAAGAAAACCGTAGCCAATTGTGCAGATTGGCTACGGTTATTACTAACTACCTATTATGTGTGGGCAGTATTTAAACCCTTTTTTCCAAATAATTATTTAATCATTCTCTGGAAGTAGTTATGCGATTTATCAAAGTCTTTATAATCTTTATCTAAAGAAACTCTCTTTTTAAGGCGAATATCCTGTGAAGAAGCTCCTAATGAGATTGTAAATTCTCCTTTTTCCGTTACGAATTCATTCTCTCTGTTGTGAAGAGCTAAATCTTCGGCAGTAACAATAAACATATTCTACTATAAGTTTCTTTGTTAATCTGATATTATCTTCACTTAATACTTTTACAAAATATACTCCATTACTAAAGCTTTCTGTTGAAATCAACTATTTTCATTATTGACTTTAGTTTTTTAAATATAAACAGGTAGAATTCTTCTATGTAATATGCTGATCCGATGTATTGAAAACCTACAAGATTAACACTGTTTGTAGTTAAATTTTACAACTCATCAACTCTTACAAATTCGAAATTTCTGTTTTGCAAAGATTCTATTACCATTGGTAAGGCTCCGATTGTATTCTCCTTATTCTTTTTATAATCCGGTGCATTATATCCTGCATTTGTTGAGTGCAACAAAATATTTGCTCCATCGTAAGCTCTTCCATCTATGATATTAAAAATATCATCTGCTATCACGTTTTTCACATCCCAATCGTGCGGGTCGATACTCCACATTACAAACTCATAATTTGTAGTTTTCAAATACTCTCTTTGCTCGACGGATAAGTGTCCGTATGGAGGACGGAAATAGTAATGATCTACCCCTGTAATATTTTTTATCAACTTATTTGCCGATTCAAGTTCAACCATTAACGAATCCATAGTACTTATACGGTTCAGGTGAAGGTGATTCATAGAGTGATTTCCTATTTGATGTCCCTCACTGTAAATACGTTTCACTACTTCAGGATATTCTTTCACATTTTTACCTACCAGAAAAAAAGTTGCTTTTACATTGTGCTCTTTTAGTATATCCAAAATAACAGGAGTCCATTTATTATCCGGTCCATCATCAAAAGTGAGTGCTATACGGTTTTTAGTCGCAAAATGCTTTTTAGCAAACGATATATAATTATTCCAATCGAACTCTGTTATATTGTGTTTTCCTTCTCTAATATGATATCCTATGTTAGTTTGAATTGAAACATTTGGTTTTGGAATCGAATCAACTTCAATACCTTGTTTTCCAAACAAATGATAAATTTCTGTGGCATATTTTGCCGCTAAAAACTCACCTTTTGGATCTGCCCAATTATCTTTAGTGGCGCTTGCTACATAAAGCGGACGAGGTGCGATAAGCGATAACAACATATGCTGATCAATCGGTAATGTTTTTTCGTTAGTAGAATATTTCTTAAAATTACCTGCATACCATTGTGGTGCATATGCCAAAGATGCATCAATAGTTTCTCCAAATTTCCTACGGAAAAGCGCTGCCCCTGCACTACCTGAATTATTGGATATCGAAATAGCAAAACGATGATCGTTGGCAACAGTCCATAAAGCAACCTTTGCCAAACGCGAGTGGCCTACAACAGCTACTTTTGCCTTGTCAATATTCGAATCGGTTTCAAAATAATCCATAACCCTGCTCAAGCCCCATGACCAAACAGCTATACTACCCCACTCATTATCGGCAGGTTTTGTTTGTCCGTCTTTGTAAAATAATGGCTGAACTCCATTTTGATAACCGTCGTCAAAATCAGGGTCTAAATCGCCATAAAAAACTGTTGTCAATCCATAACCACTATCGATAAGTTTTTCAACTTGCCAACGTTCACTAAATACTCCACGCTTTGCCTCCGTAGCTTTATGATTTTTTACTCCAATAGTTCCCTTATTTATTACATATCCGGTAGCCTGAGTTATATTTTCGTCGTTATGCACGGTGTGGTTTCCAAAAAAGTTTAAACCCAAAAACATCGGAACTTTTCCTTCAACTTTATTTGGCGTGTAGATAAGAATATTCATTTCTGCACTTTTGCCATTATTGGTAAAAGTAGCTGTAATCTCTTTCATTGTAGCTTTTCCTCCAACTGCATCGTTAACAGTTTTAGTAACTTTAAAAACAACATTCACGTCAGCTTCAGGTACCTTCCCGTAAATTTCGTTGCGATATAAGTTTAATATTTCATCGCGACGTTTTTCAATCCAATACAGTTCCTTATTGCCTTGATCTTCCGCCATAAACTCAGGCAGTGTATAATCTGCAACTTTCGACTCTTCGAAATTTGCCTTACCCATCCAGTAAGCCCAATCAATAGATTTTTCTTTCTTCTCATTGATGGTATTACAAGCCTGAAGTAAAAGAATCAACATTAATGCTACTATAATTCTCATAATGTTCTTTATATAAAAAATGAAAAATCAAAATTAGACTAAAAAATGCCTTGTTAACAATACATATTATGACAAATTAATGTTACTTAATGGCAATGGCTCAAAGAAAAAGCACATTGATAATTCATACAAACTACTTTTGCCTATACTCTTTTTCCTTTCAATACTCAATACCTTCTCTACTTCCCTGACCCCTCTCAAAAGGGTGTTTCATCATTTGAATATAACTCACATAGTCTGCCATATCAATCAACTTATCTGTTGCATTCCTACCTGTTAGTACCAGTTCCAGTTTTTTGGGTTTGTTTTTTATGAAATCGATTACCGAATCCTCATCGATTAATTTACTTCCAACAGAAATTAGTATTTCATCCATTATCAGCATATCAAAATCATTGTCGGATATTAATCGCTTCAAACTTTTGAAATTATCCTGATTTGCATCAAAATAACTATCGTAAACAACTTTATCTCCGAGCTGGTTTTCTTCTCCAACTATTGTTGCTCCCAGTCCCTCAAGAGTACTTACTTCGGTTGTTCCGTAAAAAGATGGTTTTTTGTTGAAGTATGAATAACACACCTTCATTCCGTGGCTTAATGCACGTATTCCTAATCCAACTGCCGATGTGGTTTTTCCTTTTCCCTCGCCGGTGTAGATGTGAACTAATCCCGATTCACTCATTTTATAAGTTTTTTTTGCACTACGGGAAACGCAAGGAAAGAAGAAGCATCTATCCCAAAACTTTATTCCCGAAGTTTTGATTAATAAAAATACTTGGCAGGTCTTCTGGCTTACCTTACTTTTTCTTGTCTTCCCATCTCGGCTAAGCCGAGACAGTGACTGTGTTAGAAAAAGCTTAATTAAGGCTTACAGCTACGGGTATAGCTCCGGAATTACACCGGATTCCCTATTAAGGAGTTTCCACAAAAATGAAAATTCCACCAATACAATGGCGAATATATTAATTTATCCGAACATTATGCGTGATTTTAATTTAAATAGAATATCAGAATCAGAACAATATTTTAAGTTATGTTCCGACTATAAAAAAACTTAGAAAATCCGCTTAACTATCGGTGTAGATTGCAACACAAAGCCTTTTGTATTTGCTAAAGCGAAACCCCACGCCTCCAGGGAATAAAATCGTTTTGCTTATTAATTGTGGCTTTAGATCTTACTTTGCCGCTTGCGATATCGATAATCAAAGAAATTAACTCCTCACCTACCTCAGATATTGACTTTTCTCCAGTAATAATCTCTCCTGAATTGAAGTCGATAATGTCGCTCATCTTATTTGCCAATTCGCTATTTGATGAAACTTTAATTACCGGTGTAACGGGATTTCCTGTTGGTGTTCCCAATCCTGTAGTAAACAAAATAATATTTGAACCTGCACCTGCCAAAAGTGTTGTACTCTCTACATCATTACCCGGAGTACAAAGCAATGACAATCCTTTTTCTGAGATATACTCTCCATAGTCTTTTACCGAAACTATTGGCGAAGAACCTCCTTTTTTTGCAGCTCCTGCCGATTTCATTGCATCGGTAATAAGTCCGTCTTTTATATTTCCGGGCGAAGGATTTGCATCGAAACCTGTTCCGCTAGCAATTACGCTATCTTCGTAATCGCGCATCAATTCCAAAAATCTTACTCCATCAGCTTCGTTTACACAGCGATTTACTATATCCTGCTCTACTCCACACAGCTCAGGGAATTCGGCCAATACAACAGTTCCTGCAATACTTGCCATTACATCAGACACATAACCCAAAAGAGGATTTGCCGAAATTCCTGAAAAACCATCCGATCCCCCACACTGCAGGCCAATCGATAAATTTGATAAGGGTGCCGGTTCTCTCTCCTGTTTATCGGCTTTTAATATTTCTGTAATCGAATCTTTAATTGCACTGTTAAGCATTTCTTCGGCAGTACCTATTTGTTGCTGTTCGTATATCAATACCGGTTTGTCGAAATCGGGATTTATCTTTTTAAGTGAATTTTGAAAAATATCGATCTGTAGATTCTGACATCCCAAACTCAATACCGTTGCCCCAGCCACATTAGGATTATTTAAGTAACCAGCCAACAATTGCGAAAGTTCAAGAGCATCCTGACGGATAGCTCCACAACCTCCGGGATGTGTGATAAACTTTAGCTCTATATTCTTTAGAACTTTACTATTCTCGTTTATTGCCTTTTCATCTGGTAATAATTTGATATTTCGGTCACCTGCCTGACTGCGTCTTGCTGGCAGGGATGGAACTCGCATATTATTATCCCTTTGTGTGAGAAAGTTTTTGCTCATGCTCGTTTCATCAGTATTTGAATTTGGCAAATATGAACGTAGTAAGTTTTGATATTTTGATGGTTCGAAGTAGCCCAACTCTTTCTCGAAAGTATCTTTTAGTATTTCAATATTGTTGTTCTCACAAAACACCAATGGAAAGAACAGCCATATATTCCGGGTTCCAACCTGACCGTCGCTGCGTTTAAAACCATCAAAAGTTTTCCCTTCCCATTTACTAATATCGGTTTTCTCCCAATTATAGCTTGCGGTTTTATGTTCAACCTTTGATGTTTTATGCTTGATATTATTAACAGTAATAGCTTCTCCCAACTTTATATTTTCAGTTGTAACACCAACGATAATACCATACATCCAAACATCCTCGTTTTTCGCTAAATCTTTTAACGCAAATTTATGCTTGGCTTTGATATCGGATTTCAACAAATAGTCTGTTCCATTAACACTTACAGTACTTCCCGATTTTAAATCGATTAATGCCACTGCTGCATTGTCTTGACTATCTATTGTTATTGCTTTGTTTTTCATATACTCTTGCTAAAGCTATTTATTAAGTCATAAAATTCGTCATTTCAACTGGAGCTTGCGGAATGGAGAAATCTACTATATTGAAGATGAGATCTCTCCACAAGGTCGAGAAGACGTATAAATTAACTTTTGAAAACCTAATTAATTTATAAACTCTGTCCAAGCTACCTCTACTCCTTTGCTTTCTATTAGTTTAATTGCTTGTATTAAGTTTTCTGACAATCCTTTTACTTCAGTTAAATCTTCTCCCCAAAAACTTTCGTTTGACAAGACATTAGTTACCAAATCTTCAATGCTGTATTTACTCCATGCATCTGCAAAGAAATCCATTACTTCCTTATCGTCGTTAATTGGCATTCCATTTCCTTTGTAAAACACTATTAACGAAGCTAATGAGAAAGTTAAGTTTAGAGGAAGTTCTCCAAATTTATTTTTATAATCTAATAAACTAGGTAATACACGAACTTTAAATTTCGCAATTGAGTTTAGAGCGATACTAGCCAATTGATGTTTTACAGCAGGATTCTTAAACCTATTCACAATCTCATCGGCATATTCTTTTATTTCATCCTCCGGAAAATCCAAAATTGATGAGATTTCATTTTCGATAACATTTTTTACAAACTTAGCTGTAAATGTCTCCTCTACTGTTTGCTGAACTGTAACATTCCCATTCAATAATCCCACGGGCACCATAGATGTATGCGCTCCGTTTAGCACTCTTACCTTACGTGTTCGATATGGTTGCAAATCATCAACCAACAAAACATTCAATCCCGAATTTTCGAAAATTTCATTTAACTTTTTATTGTTTGCTCCTTCAATTACCCACAGGTGGTAATGCTCGGCAGTAACAACTAAATTATCCTTATACCCTACTTCATTCTGGTAATCTGTGATAGTATCTTTCGGATATCCTGTAACGATTCTATCGACCAGTGTATTGTGAAAATAATTTGCATTTAGTATCCAATTTCTAAACTCTTCTCCGAGCTTCCACGAATCAACATACTTTAGCACACAACTCTTTAGCTCCCCGCCATTGTTGTTAATCAGCTCAACCGGAAGTATAGTTAATCCTTTACTTGTATTTCCATTAAACTTTACAAATCTTTTGTACAAAAGCTGTGTAAGTTTTCCTGGATAACTTTTTGCTATTTTATCATTAGAAAATTCTTCCTCAAGATATTGAATCCCGGCTTCAGTAGTGTTTGAAATTACAAGCTCCAAAGTTTCTGTTTCTGCCAGTTCGCTAAACTCTGCAAAATCGCTGTATGGATTTATACACTTATTCACAGATTTTATCAGTCTAGTTTCTTCTACAAAAGTCCCTTTATCCAAGCCTTTTGTAAATACGTGATAAAGTCC
This sequence is a window from Bacteroidota bacterium. Protein-coding genes within it:
- a CDS encoding bifunctional 4-hydroxy-2-oxoglutarate aldolase/2-dehydro-3-deoxy-phosphogluconate aldolase, which codes for MAQFSRIDVAVAAKETGIVPVFYHKDVEVAKQVVKACYDGGARLFEFTNRGDFAQEVFAELVKYAVDELPGMIMGIGSVEEAVTAGMYIQMGTNFVVSPVMNPEMAKVCNRRKISWMPGCGSLSEISEAEEYGAEVVKIFPASQVGGPDFIKAATAPKPFTNIMPTGGVKPEEDNLKEWFQAGAFCVGMGSQLMAKKADGSFDLAKISELMSTSIAAAKKYRK
- a CDS encoding sugar kinase, which gives rise to MSKKIVTFGEIMLRLATPGYLRFHQANEFEATYGGGESNVAVSLANYGLNAEFVTRLPKNDIGDAAIKRLRMYNVGVDNIVEGGDRVGIYFLETGAVSRGSKVVYDRANSAIAEIEPGMVNWKEVFADAQWFHWTGITPALSEGAFKALLEALEVAKEMGVTVSCDLNYRAKLWKWGKKSHEVMPELVALTDIVLGNEEDAEMSLHISPEGVDVTGGHVEGKAYLSVSKQIMSKFPKVKKVITTLRGSINANHNTWEGVLYDGEKLFESSNKYDITHIVDRVGGGDSFMGGLVYGLITYPNDDQKALDFAVAASCLKHTIKGDFNLVTVDEVEKLMGGDASGRVAR
- a CDS encoding polysaccharide deacetylase family protein codes for the protein MRIIVALMLILLLQACNTINEKKEKSIDWAYWMGKANFEESKVADYTLPEFMAEDQGNKELYWIEKRRDEILNLYRNEIYGKVPEADVNVVFKVTKTVNDAVGGKATMKEITATFTNNGKSAEMNILIYTPNKVEGKVPMFLGLNFFGNHTVHNDENITQATGYVINKGTIGVKNHKATEAKRGVFSERWQVEKLIDSGYGLTTVFYGDLDPDFDDGYQNGVQPLFYKDGQTKPADNEWGSIAVWSWGLSRVMDYFETDSNIDKAKVAVVGHSRLAKVALWTVANDHRFAISISNNSGSAGAALFRRKFGETIDASLAYAPQWYAGNFKKYSTNEKTLPIDQHMLLSLIAPRPLYVASATKDNWADPKGEFLAAKYATEIYHLFGKQGIEVDSIPKPNVSIQTNIGYHIREGKHNITEFDWNNYISFAKKHFATKNRIALTFDDGPDNKWTPVILDILKEHNVKATFFLVGKNVKEYPEVVKRIYSEGHQIGNHSMNHLHLNRISTMDSLMVELESANKLIKNITGVDHYYFRPPYGHLSVEQREYLKTTNYEFVMWSIDPHDWDVKNVIADDIFNIIDGRAYDGANILLHSTNAGYNAPDYKKNKENTIGALPMVIESLQNRNFEFVRVDEL
- a CDS encoding cob(I)yrinic acid a,c-diamide adenosyltransferase, with protein sequence MSESGLVHIYTGEGKGKTTSAVGLGIRALSHGMKVCYSYFNKKPSFYGTTEVSTLEGLGATIVGEENQLGDKVVYDSYFDANQDNFKSLKRLISDNDFDMLIMDEILISVGSKLIDEDSVIDFIKNKPKKLELVLTGRNATDKLIDMADYVSYIQMMKHPFERGQGSREGIEY
- a CDS encoding altronate dehydratase family protein is translated as MKNKAITIDSQDNAAVALIDLKSGSTVSVNGTDYLLKSDIKAKHKFALKDLAKNEDVWMYGIIVGVTTENIKLGEAITVNNIKHKTSKVEHKTASYNWEKTDISKWEGKTFDGFKRSDGQVGTRNIWLFFPLVFCENNNIEILKDTFEKELGYFEPSKYQNLLRSYLPNSNTDETSMSKNFLTQRDNNMRVPSLPARRSQAGDRNIKLLPDEKAINENSKVLKNIELKFITHPGGCGAIRQDALELSQLLAGYLNNPNVAGATVLSLGCQNLQIDIFQNSLKKINPDFDKPVLIYEQQQIGTAEEMLNSAIKDSITEILKADKQEREPAPLSNLSIGLQCGGSDGFSGISANPLLGYVSDVMASIAGTVVLAEFPELCGVEQDIVNRCVNEADGVRFLELMRDYEDSVIASGTGFDANPSPGNIKDGLITDAMKSAGAAKKGGSSPIVSVKDYGEYISEKGLSLLCTPGNDVESTTLLAGAGSNIILFTTGLGTPTGNPVTPVIKVSSNSELANKMSDIIDFNSGEIITGEKSISEVGEELISLIIDIASGKVRSKATINKQNDFIPWRRGVSL
- a CDS encoding tagaturonate reductase — encoded protein: MKDLNNKEIRDRRKNPVKIVQFGEGNFLRAFVDWMFDKLNEQGKFVGDITLVQPIENGLAEMINAQDGLYHVFTKGLDKGTFVEETRLIKSVNKCINPYSDFAEFSELAETETLELVISNTTEAGIQYLEEEFSNDKIAKSYPGKLTQLLYKRFVKFNGNTSKGLTILPVELINNNGGELKSCVLKYVDSWKLGEEFRNWILNANYFHNTLVDRIVTGYPKDTITDYQNEVGYKDNLVVTAEHYHLWVIEGANNKKLNEIFENSGLNVLLVDDLQPYRTRKVRVLNGAHTSMVPVGLLNGNVTVQQTVEETFTAKFVKNVIENEISSILDFPEDEIKEYADEIVNRFKNPAVKHQLASIALNSIAKFKVRVLPSLLDYKNKFGELPLNLTFSLASLIVFYKGNGMPINDDKEVMDFFADAWSKYSIEDLVTNVLSNESFWGEDLTEVKGLSENLIQAIKLIESKGVEVAWTEFIN